Proteins from one Nerophis lumbriciformis linkage group LG16, RoL_Nlum_v2.1, whole genome shotgun sequence genomic window:
- the LOC133617214 gene encoding uncharacterized protein isoform X3: MPGLYVTYSSSENQHNMVVFQFYQNIYYKVSQPIPEGDELKVWIGRDYAKLLGLRMGENVKCELGKKETVLELLPDIQLVTQQEPSSSFQTGDHSQSLPVISDVTTLSNPDVNGESGPSSHFSFTSPVPGSSAQLTEAISDFLIMDLQPPTLVGGTGFIKLIQSLLPTYKLPTPSLLEKLLDKHHSRDKQILAQMLKTSRNRENENLFDRTVPIENECRRFEQPSSERGEVPYFVTLSVDVWVHSWEGQNLRYLTLWAHYIDSNMKCQNVTLATQKLIECDVTNNCHQSMEAQVKTMANEWGISQFNLVLLGGKGNNKMRLQILNNTNCAEKSLHSNYSLQMDKSVSPMEQLNLQPCHSSEGLLFVPCFFNVVQECIEEMTSHPVISKTLLQFQGVLLSLLWAPCQHKESSLRPSSYYQSVVETLTEREQAELKSWASHCRPTWNRLYPLLSTLLKHESFRSNVQVKCENLTDEDFASEFDTNSCRYANSSSTAAVSNIAPLHSEWKILEELCMVLKPLDVACQTLAKEAFPRLSLIKPILTGLLSCHLVCRPGDSSILNDMKQMVRKTLASHYNKSEVNRILSVACSLDPQFQGLGFMEMTEQTETFDWLKKDTIRIVEDRTTHNNMTIRSSKRFTSPEELESESHFLKRRKLGEVDFKDMEDEEEMALPDLGPLRKVSGMEFLLGDLFSTPQSRQDSVEESVDLEISVFRADKGASLGVEPLHWWRTKAVQFPMLAKVAQVYLAAPAVAGNMAQDFVQDRAGATNRNRDNIPPESLGAILFLHHNHSISHKNKS, translated from the exons GTGAAAATGTGAAGTGTGAACTCGGCAAAAAGGAGACAGTTCTGGAACTTCTGCCGGACATTCAGTTAGTCACCCAGCAAGAGCCCAGCAGCTCCTTCCAAACTGGAGACCACAGCCAATCACTGCCTGTCATAAGTGACGTGACCACCTTGTCAAATCCAGATGTAAATGGTGAATCGGGACCAAGTTCTCACTTCTCCTTCACTTCTCCTGTCCCAG GCTCGTCTGCTCAATTGACTGAAGCCATCAGCGATTTTCTCATCATGGATCTCCAGCCTCCAACTCTGGTAGGTGGAACGGGCTTCATCAAGCTGATCCAATCCCTGCTTCCCACCTACAAACTTCCAACTCCTTCCCTGCTTGAGAAGCTCCTGGATAAACACCACAGCAGAGACAAACAAATCCTTGCTCAGATGCTGAAGACGTCGCGTAACAGAGAAAATGAAAATCTATTTGACCGCACCGTGCCTATTGAGAATGAATGCAGGAGATTTGAACAACCATCCAGTGAGCGGGGGGAGGTTCCTTATTTTGTCACTTTAAGTGTAGATGTTTGGGTCCACAGCTGGGAGGGACAAAATTTGAGATATCTCACTCTCTGGGCACATTACATTGACTCAAACATGAAATGCCAGAATGTCACACTGGCAACACAAAAACTCATAGAGTGTGACGTGACGAATAACTGCCATCAAAGCATGGAAGCCCAAGTAAAGACCATGGCCAACGAGTGGGGGATATCCCAGTTTAACCTGGTCTTGCTGGGAGGTAAGGGCAATAATAAAATGCGACTGCAAATACTAAATAATACGAACTGTGCGGAAAAATCCCTTCACTCAAACTACTCTCTGCAGATGGACAAATCTGTGTCACCAATGGAACAGTTGAATCTACAACCGTGTCATTCAAGTGAAGGGCTTCTGTTTGTCCCATGTTTCTTCAATGTTGTACAGGAGTGCATTGAGGAAATGACGTCACACCCTGTCATCTCCAAGACCCTCTTGCAATTCCAGGGCGTCCTTCTAAGCCTGTTATGGGCACCATGTCAACACAAAGAGTCAAGTCTGAGACCCTCAAGTTATTACCAGAGCGTGGTGGAAACGTTGACCGAAAGGGAGCaggcagagctgaagtcatgGGCCAGCCATTGTCGGCCTACATGGAATAGACTTTATCCTCTCCTCAGCACACTACTTAAACATGAAAGCTTTCGaagtaatgtgcaggtaaaatgtGAGAACCTGACGGATGAAGACTTTGCTTCAGAATTTGACACAAATAGTTGTCGCTATGCAAACTCCTCATCTACTGCAGCTGTATCAAACATTGCGCCATTGCACTCTGAGTGGAAGATCTTGGAGGAGTTGTGTATGGTCCTCAAACCATTGGATGTGGCATGTCAAACGCTTGCCAAAGAAGCCTTCCCACGCTTGTCTCTTATTAAACCCATTCTCACCGGCTTGCTTTCTTGCCACTTAGTATGCCGGCCAGGGGACTCAAGCATTTTGAATGACATGAAGCAGATGGTGAGAAAGACATTGGCAAGTCATTACAACAAATCTGAAGTCAACAGGATTTTAAGTGTGGCCTGTTCCCTCGACCCCCAGTTTCAAGGGCTTGGATTCATGGAGATGACG gagCAGACTGAGACTTTTGATTGGCTGAAGAAAGACACCATCAGGATAGTTGAGGACAGAACGACACACAACAACATGACAATACGCTCAAGTAAGCGGTTCACTTCCCCAGAGGAACTGGAATCAGAGAGTCATTTCTTGAAAAGACGGAAATTGGGTGAGGTCGACTTTAAGGACATGGAGGATGAAGAAGAGATGGCTCTGCCAGATCTCGGCCCACTCCGTAAAGTCTCTGGAATGGAGTTTTTGCTAGGAGACTTGTTCTCCACACCACAGAGCAGGCAAGACTCTGTAGAGGAGTCTGTGGACTTAGAGATATCAGTCTTCAGAGCTGATAAGGGAGCTTCGCTGGGAGTGGAGCCCCTACATTGGTGGAGGACAAAGGCGGTGCAATTCCCAATGTTGGCAAAGGTGGCACAGGTGTACTTGGCTGCCCCAGCAGTGGCAGGCAACATGGCACAAGACTTTGTTCAGGACAGAGCGGGAGCAACCAACAGGAATAGAGACAACATTCCACCAGAAAGTTTGGGCGCAATCCTGTTTCTGCACCACAACCACTCGATTAGCCATAAAAACAAAAGTTAG